One segment of Halomonas sp. TD01 DNA contains the following:
- a CDS encoding CvfB family protein: MVRESHSSPRSASDAAAQLGDVAYLTVTAVNSTGAFLQWGQPKDVLLPYSEQRFRPDPGKRVLVMLYSDDQGRPVATMRLDRFLTDDAWALEKGDEVAVVVADRTDLGMKVVVNHRYWGLIYQDDITQPLRRGQSLKGYVKQRREDGRVDICLLPPGVARLDVVGDKVLQALRESGGYLALGDKSSAHDIKTRLGVSKSAYKQAIGRLYKQQLITLEPGAIRLVPGALTDGQGE, encoded by the coding sequence ATGGTCCGTGAGTCACACTCTTCTCCCCGCTCCGCTAGCGATGCCGCTGCCCAACTGGGTGACGTAGCCTATTTAACCGTGACGGCGGTTAATAGCACGGGGGCGTTTCTGCAATGGGGGCAGCCCAAAGATGTACTGCTGCCTTATAGCGAGCAGCGCTTTCGCCCCGATCCCGGTAAGCGGGTGCTGGTAATGCTGTATAGCGATGACCAGGGGCGGCCTGTGGCTACCATGCGTCTGGATCGTTTTTTGACAGACGACGCCTGGGCGCTGGAAAAAGGTGATGAAGTGGCCGTGGTGGTGGCCGACCGCACCGACCTTGGAATGAAAGTCGTGGTTAATCACCGCTATTGGGGGTTGATCTATCAAGATGATATTACCCAACCGCTGCGCCGCGGACAGTCACTGAAAGGCTATGTAAAGCAGCGCCGTGAAGATGGTCGGGTCGATATCTGTCTGCTGCCCCCAGGCGTGGCTCGCTTGGATGTGGTGGGCGATAAAGTGTTGCAGGCGCTGCGTGAGAGCGGGGGATATCTAGCGTTGGGTGATAAAAGCTCCGCGCATGATATTAAAACGCGACTAGGTGTTAGCAAGAGTGCTTACAAGCAAGCCATAGGGCGACTTTATAAGCAGCAGTTAATAACGCTAGAGCCTGGCGCTATCCGACTTGTGCCTGGTGCGTTAACGGATGGACAAGGCGAGTAG
- the ruvX gene encoding Holliday junction resolvase RuvX, which yields MADNGQRLILAFDFGTRRIGVAVGNELLNSARELTPLTARDGIPDWNVVTRLVEEWQPDLFVVGLPLNMDGTESAMSARSRKFGNRLHGRYGKPCEMVDERGSTREAKQIAHAAGHRGNYREESVDGIAAVLILEGWFAHQEGLPGGRIAH from the coding sequence ATGGCTGATAATGGGCAACGGCTAATACTCGCATTTGATTTTGGTACTCGGCGTATTGGCGTCGCGGTAGGTAACGAGTTGCTGAATAGTGCACGCGAGCTAACGCCGCTAACCGCTCGCGACGGCATTCCTGACTGGAACGTTGTTACACGGTTAGTAGAGGAGTGGCAGCCTGACTTGTTTGTGGTTGGCCTGCCGCTGAATATGGATGGTACTGAATCGGCGATGAGCGCGAGGTCACGCAAGTTCGGTAATCGCCTGCACGGGCGCTATGGCAAGCCCTGTGAAATGGTTGACGAGCGTGGCTCTACTCGCGAAGCGAAGCAGATCGCTCATGCTGCAGGCCATCGTGGTAACTATCGAGAAGAAAGTGTCGATGGCATAGCTGCTGTGCTTATCCTAGAAGGTTGGTTTGCCCACCAAGAAGGACTTCCTGGTGGGCGGATCGCCCATTAA
- a CDS encoding deoxyguanosinetriphosphate triphosphohydrolase, whose protein sequence is MTQMQWDQLLSPQRLHDKRPGSVREATHEIGRSPFHKDHDRIVFSGSFRRLGRKTQVHPLTENDHIHTRLTHSLEVGCVGRSLGMIVGELLKDRLPSWITPADLGVIVQTACLGHDIGNPPFGHAGEYAIRDWFRRAQKSGLLDGLSDAERDDLLTYEGNAQGFRVITQIEYNQFNGGMRLSAATLGTLLKYPWTVRYSGRAGKFGCYQSEQALLQEVADAVGLLPQGEQRWCRHPLAWLVEAADDICYALLDLEDGLEMGILRYEEVVEILRQIAGEFPPEYAEMERRKVSQRRRIALLRGAAMERAVNDVGAVFVQHEQALLSGTLGQDLLELCHPDLGWGVQAAKQLARERIFQNERKAKLEIGAYTTLGILLEAFIGAANELHHTGHSSFKHQRVLALIGENTPLQSWTLYDSYRRMLDFIGGMTDHYAVDLAQEMGGRLRGN, encoded by the coding sequence ATGACACAGATGCAATGGGACCAGTTATTATCCCCTCAACGTCTTCACGATAAACGCCCTGGCAGTGTGCGTGAAGCAACTCATGAAATAGGGCGAAGCCCTTTTCATAAAGATCATGATCGTATCGTTTTTTCGGGCTCCTTCCGGCGCTTGGGTCGGAAAACGCAGGTTCATCCGCTGACTGAAAATGATCATATCCATACACGTTTGACCCATTCACTGGAAGTCGGCTGCGTTGGTCGCTCGTTAGGTATGATTGTGGGCGAGTTACTAAAAGATCGCCTGCCTAGTTGGATCACACCCGCTGATTTAGGGGTGATTGTCCAGACGGCATGCTTAGGACATGATATTGGCAACCCCCCTTTTGGCCATGCCGGTGAATATGCGATTCGCGATTGGTTTCGGCGTGCTCAAAAAAGTGGTTTGCTAGATGGCTTGTCTGATGCAGAACGTGATGACTTACTAACGTACGAAGGTAATGCCCAAGGCTTTCGTGTTATTACACAAATTGAGTATAACCAGTTTAATGGTGGCATGCGGTTATCTGCCGCTACGTTAGGCACCTTGCTTAAATACCCCTGGACAGTACGATACAGCGGGCGCGCTGGTAAGTTTGGTTGCTACCAGTCTGAACAGGCGCTGTTGCAAGAAGTAGCTGATGCTGTTGGGCTACTTCCCCAAGGAGAGCAGCGCTGGTGCCGTCACCCACTTGCTTGGCTTGTCGAAGCGGCTGACGATATCTGCTATGCCCTGCTCGATTTAGAAGATGGCTTGGAGATGGGCATTCTTCGCTATGAGGAGGTAGTTGAGATACTGCGTCAGATAGCGGGTGAATTCCCTCCAGAGTACGCTGAGATGGAGAGGCGGAAAGTGTCTCAGCGACGCCGAATTGCGTTACTGCGCGGTGCCGCTATGGAACGCGCGGTTAATGATGTGGGGGCTGTCTTTGTGCAGCATGAGCAAGCGTTGCTCAGCGGCACGTTAGGCCAGGACTTGTTAGAGTTGTGTCATCCTGACCTGGGATGGGGTGTTCAAGCGGCAAAGCAGTTAGCCCGTGAGCGCATTTTCCAAAATGAGCGCAAAGCCAAACTGGAAATTGGTGCCTATACAACGCTGGGGATTTTATTAGAAGCATTTATTGGTGCTGCCAACGAATTGCACCACACAGGACATAGCTCATTTAAGCACCAGCGCGTACTAGCGTTGATCGGTGAAAATACGCCATTGCAGTCCTGGACGCTCTACGATAGTTATCGGCGTATGCTGGATTTTATTGGTGGAATGACCGATCACTACGCTGTCGATCTTGCGCAAGAAATGGGCGGGCGCTTGCGAGGTAATTAG
- a CDS encoding translation initiation factor Sui1 yields the protein MASLRDQLGGLVYSTEQGKTCPSCRESIDHCRCEDTSEQARIADLDGIVRIRRETSGRKGKGVTTISGIPIPNAELKTLAKSLKKRCGTGGAVKDGIIEIQGDHRETLQQALTSLGYQVKLAGG from the coding sequence ATGGCTTCATTACGTGACCAGCTCGGCGGCCTAGTGTATTCAACAGAACAAGGCAAGACTTGCCCAAGCTGCCGCGAGTCTATCGACCACTGCCGCTGCGAAGATACCAGCGAGCAAGCACGTATCGCTGATTTAGACGGAATTGTACGGATCCGGCGTGAAACAAGTGGCCGCAAGGGGAAAGGAGTTACCACCATTAGCGGTATACCGATTCCCAATGCGGAGTTGAAAACGCTTGCTAAATCATTGAAGAAACGCTGTGGCACCGGTGGTGCAGTAAAGGATGGCATTATCGAGATTCAGGGAGATCACCGGGAAACGCTGCAGCAAGCATTAACATCGTTAGGCTACCAAGTTAAATTAGCAGGTGGCTGA
- a CDS encoding YqgE/AlgH family protein codes for MQSFKHHFLMAMPHLEDPNFAGSLIYLCDHDHNGCMGVIANRPLEITLDALFEQLSLGGDDSPHRNAPVYYGGPMHKDRGFILHIGDSQEWDSSVQVEDGIALTTSMDILQALADDTGPEDFLVCLGCAGWDVGQLEDELKENAWLTVEGQGSVLFNTPPAERLTAAAGILGVDLNLMTRNAGHA; via the coding sequence ATGCAAAGCTTTAAGCATCATTTTTTGATGGCTATGCCTCACTTGGAAGACCCTAATTTCGCCGGTAGCCTGATCTACCTTTGCGACCATGATCACAATGGCTGCATGGGTGTCATCGCCAATCGGCCGCTTGAAATCACCCTTGATGCCCTCTTTGAACAGCTATCGCTGGGGGGCGATGACAGTCCACACCGTAACGCCCCCGTCTATTACGGCGGCCCTATGCATAAGGATCGTGGCTTCATTTTGCATATCGGTGATAGCCAAGAGTGGGACTCCAGTGTTCAGGTAGAGGACGGTATTGCGTTAACCACCTCGATGGATATTCTTCAGGCGCTTGCCGACGATACCGGCCCCGAGGATTTTCTGGTGTGCCTAGGTTGCGCTGGCTGGGACGTTGGGCAATTAGAAGACGAGCTAAAAGAGAATGCGTGGTTGACCGTCGAAGGCCAAGGCAGCGTACTGTTTAACACTCCTCCTGCCGAGCGTCTAACCGCTGCCGCTGGCATACTTGGCGTTGATCTAAACTTGATGACCCGCAACGCGGGGCATGCATGA
- a CDS encoding class I SAM-dependent methyltransferase has protein sequence MSDWTSGYVADISYTYGYYAELNPLRIALGFINAGIRPPNVINACELGFGQGISTNIHAAASQINWYGTDFNPHQAAFAQELTSISGANAKLYDDAFDEFCQRDDLPEFDYIGLHGIWSWISDENRAVIVDFIRRKLKVGGVLYISYNTQPGWAAMVPMRDLLAEYADSMSAQGAGTISRIDDAIAFAEELVAVNPEYCNANPQIKNRLAKIKQDNKNYVAHEYFNRDWEPMAFAKMARWLEPAKMDWACSARYADAIESIQLTNEQQTLINNIPNPLFRQSVRDFCENRQFRTDYWVKGARRLSRLDQDEMLDGLRVIMGVPHKDVQLKIAGRLGNFDLPSKIYTPLLDVLSSYQPVFVSELWKVAKESGVERSAMNSAIAILAAKGIILPAQSDDDISKAAPKTDRLNRFLMSQSRSTTELSYLASPVTGGGMAVSLFHQFFLLATLEGENDAKALAAFAWRILASQNKCLLKDGKPISDENENLAELERQASVFTDERLPLYRALKII, from the coding sequence ATGTCGGATTGGACGTCTGGATACGTAGCGGATATTAGTTATACTTATGGATATTACGCTGAGCTTAATCCTTTGCGAATTGCGCTAGGGTTTATTAATGCCGGTATTCGGCCGCCAAACGTTATTAATGCCTGTGAGCTGGGGTTTGGTCAGGGCATCAGCACTAACATTCATGCGGCTGCCTCACAAATAAACTGGTACGGGACTGATTTTAACCCCCATCAAGCGGCATTCGCTCAGGAGTTAACATCTATAAGCGGTGCTAATGCAAAGCTATATGACGATGCGTTTGATGAATTTTGCCAGCGTGATGATCTACCTGAGTTCGACTATATCGGCCTTCACGGGATTTGGAGTTGGATTTCGGATGAAAACCGTGCAGTAATCGTTGATTTCATCCGGAGAAAATTGAAAGTGGGAGGTGTGTTATATATCAGCTATAACACTCAGCCGGGTTGGGCAGCGATGGTGCCAATGCGCGACTTGCTAGCAGAGTATGCTGATAGCATGAGCGCGCAAGGTGCAGGCACTATTTCACGTATCGATGATGCCATTGCTTTTGCTGAAGAGTTGGTTGCGGTGAATCCAGAGTACTGCAACGCTAATCCTCAGATTAAGAATCGCTTAGCGAAAATTAAACAAGATAATAAAAATTACGTGGCCCATGAATACTTTAACCGCGACTGGGAGCCGATGGCATTTGCTAAAATGGCCCGCTGGTTAGAGCCTGCAAAGATGGACTGGGCTTGCAGTGCGCGATACGCAGATGCCATTGAAAGTATTCAGCTAACTAATGAGCAACAGACCCTAATTAATAATATTCCCAACCCTCTATTTCGCCAATCGGTGCGTGATTTTTGTGAGAATCGCCAATTTCGCACCGACTACTGGGTGAAAGGGGCGCGACGCCTGAGTAGGCTTGATCAAGATGAAATGTTAGATGGCCTCCGTGTGATTATGGGAGTGCCACATAAAGATGTGCAGCTGAAAATTGCAGGGCGACTGGGTAACTTTGACTTGCCTAGTAAAATTTATACGCCGCTGCTTGATGTGCTTTCATCCTACCAACCTGTCTTTGTATCAGAGCTTTGGAAAGTTGCAAAAGAGAGTGGGGTGGAGCGCTCTGCAATGAACAGTGCGATCGCTATACTTGCAGCCAAGGGCATTATTTTGCCTGCCCAATCCGACGATGATATTTCCAAAGCAGCGCCCAAGACTGATCGACTCAATCGCTTTTTAATGAGTCAGTCAAGAAGTACGACTGAGTTGAGTTATCTCGCAAGCCCCGTAACGGGAGGTGGCATGGCCGTCTCGCTCTTCCATCAGTTTTTCCTTCTTGCCACCTTAGAGGGAGAAAATGATGCTAAAGCGTTAGCCGCTTTCGCGTGGCGTATTTTGGCGTCTCAAAACAAATGCTTACTGAAAGATGGTAAGCCGATTTCAGACGAAAATGAAAACCTAGCTGAGCTTGAACGCCAGGCTAGCGTCTTTACAGACGAGCGGTTGCCACTCTACCGAGCGTTAAAAATTATCTAA
- a CDS encoding 16S rRNA (uracil(1498)-N(3))-methyltransferase encodes MHAADWVASHGKMPRLYVPAEFAVGATLTLPDGPARHVTRVLRMGVGAPLVLFDGNGQEAGVRLADVGRKQTTVTIEAVWPGSGESPLAVHLGQAISKGDRMDYAIQKAVELGVAAITPLYTERGDVRLKGDREEKKLAHWQAVAASACEQSGRAVVPPIYLPKALDEWLAERQEPLRLMLHLATGNVFSQQPCPSSVALLIGPEGGLSDADINAATVAGFTPLTLGPRVLRTETAPVVALTLLQHHFGDV; translated from the coding sequence ATGCATGCTGCTGACTGGGTTGCCTCACATGGCAAAATGCCCCGGCTTTATGTGCCCGCTGAGTTTGCAGTGGGCGCAACGTTAACGCTGCCTGACGGCCCTGCGCGACACGTGACGCGAGTGCTAAGGATGGGCGTGGGTGCGCCGCTGGTGCTGTTTGATGGCAACGGCCAGGAAGCTGGCGTGCGCTTAGCCGATGTTGGTCGCAAGCAAACGACAGTGACCATCGAGGCTGTCTGGCCGGGTAGTGGCGAATCGCCATTGGCGGTACATCTTGGCCAGGCCATCTCGAAAGGCGATCGAATGGATTATGCCATTCAAAAAGCCGTAGAACTGGGCGTTGCAGCGATTACCCCGCTCTACACCGAGCGGGGCGATGTACGTCTCAAGGGCGATCGCGAAGAGAAAAAACTGGCTCATTGGCAGGCGGTTGCGGCTAGCGCTTGTGAGCAGAGTGGGCGTGCGGTGGTGCCGCCCATCTATCTACCAAAAGCGCTGGATGAGTGGCTGGCCGAGCGGCAAGAGCCGCTGCGCTTGATGCTTCACCTAGCGACGGGCAATGTATTTTCGCAACAGCCATGCCCCTCCTCAGTTGCGCTCTTAATCGGCCCAGAGGGCGGCTTAAGTGATGCAGATATTAACGCAGCCACTGTCGCTGGCTTTACACCGCTGACACTCGGGCCAAGAGTATTACGCACTGAAACGGCGCCAGTTGTTGCGCTAACGCTGCTGCAGCACCATTTCGGTGATGTGTAA
- the fba gene encoding class II fructose-bisphosphate aldolase (catalyzes the reversible aldol condensation of dihydroxyacetonephosphate and glyceraldehyde 3-phosphate in the Calvin cycle, glycolysis, and/or gluconeogenesis): MALISMRQMLDHAAEYGYGIPAFNVNNLEQMRAIMEAADATDSPVIVQASAGARKYAGAPFLRHLILAAVEEFPHIPVVMHQDHGTSPAVCQRSIQLGFSSVMMDGSLGEDGKTPMDYDYNVNVTRRAVEMAHACGVSVEGELGCLGSLETGMAGEEDGIGAEGKLDMEQMLTDPEEAAEFVKATHVDALAIAIGTSHGAYKFTKPPTGDTLSIQRIKEIHARIPDTHLVMHGSSSVPQEWLEVINQYGGQIPETYGVPVEEIIEGIKHGVRKVNIDTDLRLASTGAVRRFMAQNPSEFDPRKFLKETVTAMRDLCIARYEAFGTAGNASKIKPVNLEVMFQRYERGELAPKVK, translated from the coding sequence ATGGCTTTGATCAGCATGCGCCAAATGCTCGACCACGCGGCCGAATATGGCTACGGTATCCCGGCATTCAACGTTAATAACCTTGAGCAGATGCGCGCCATCATGGAAGCTGCTGACGCCACCGACTCTCCGGTTATCGTGCAAGCCTCTGCTGGCGCGCGTAAATACGCCGGTGCCCCCTTCCTGCGCCACCTGATCTTGGCCGCAGTGGAAGAATTCCCACATATTCCAGTCGTGATGCATCAGGATCACGGCACTAGCCCTGCCGTTTGCCAACGCTCCATCCAACTCGGCTTCTCCTCGGTAATGATGGACGGCTCTTTGGGTGAAGACGGCAAAACACCGATGGACTATGACTACAACGTCAATGTCACTCGTCGTGCAGTAGAAATGGCTCATGCCTGCGGTGTTTCCGTGGAAGGCGAACTCGGCTGTCTGGGCAGCTTAGAGACGGGAATGGCTGGCGAAGAAGACGGCATCGGTGCCGAGGGCAAGCTGGATATGGAACAGATGCTCACCGACCCTGAAGAAGCCGCTGAATTTGTCAAAGCGACCCATGTAGATGCGCTGGCTATCGCCATTGGTACCAGCCACGGGGCTTATAAATTTACGAAGCCACCCACTGGCGACACACTATCGATCCAACGCATTAAAGAGATCCACGCACGCATTCCCGACACTCATTTGGTGATGCACGGTTCATCATCCGTGCCACAGGAGTGGCTGGAAGTGATTAACCAGTATGGCGGTCAAATCCCGGAAACTTACGGAGTGCCAGTCGAAGAGATCATCGAAGGCATCAAACACGGTGTCCGTAAAGTGAACATCGACACCGATTTACGCCTCGCTTCTACTGGTGCAGTCCGCCGCTTTATGGCCCAGAACCCTTCCGAGTTCGACCCGCGTAAATTCCTTAAAGAAACCGTAACCGCCATGCGTGATCTGTGTATCGCACGCTATGAAGCCTTCGGCACTGCTGGTAATGCGAGCAAAATCAAACCCGTCAACCTAGAAGTAATGTTCCAGCGCTACGAGCGCGGCGAGCTGGCACCGAAAGTGAAGTAA
- the gshB gene encoding glutathione synthase, giving the protein MSQSTLHLGVVMDPISDIAYKKDTTMAMLWAAQERGYTLHYMEQEDLFLNAGQAYARMRPLTVHRDPNHWYDLGEAAQRPLVELDIVLMRKDPPVDADFTNAVHLLGFAEREGVLVVNPTAALLQCNEKLFAQQFPQCCAPTIVASRDDILRAFHAEHGDVIFKPLDGMGGTGIFHIGPDGRNIGAVIEQLTLRGQRQIMAQRYLAEIKDGDTRILLVDGEPVPYGLARIPSAGETRGNLAAGGRGVSRELTERDHWLIQQVQPMIREKGLMFVGLDVIGDYITEINVTSPTCVREIDDQRGTNIAGMLLDAIERRLN; this is encoded by the coding sequence ATGAGCCAATCAACGTTGCATCTCGGTGTGGTGATGGATCCCATCAGCGACATCGCTTACAAGAAAGATACCACCATGGCGATGCTGTGGGCGGCGCAGGAGCGCGGCTACACGCTGCACTACATGGAGCAAGAAGATCTTTTCTTGAACGCCGGGCAGGCGTATGCGCGCATGCGCCCGTTAACGGTGCATCGCGATCCTAACCATTGGTACGACCTGGGTGAAGCAGCTCAACGCCCACTGGTGGAACTGGATATTGTGCTAATGCGCAAAGACCCGCCTGTAGATGCCGACTTTACCAATGCGGTTCATCTGCTGGGGTTTGCTGAGCGGGAAGGCGTTTTGGTGGTTAATCCAACCGCTGCGTTATTGCAATGTAATGAAAAATTGTTTGCCCAGCAGTTCCCCCAGTGCTGTGCGCCCACCATTGTCGCCAGCCGTGATGACATCCTGCGTGCTTTTCACGCGGAGCACGGTGATGTGATCTTCAAACCCCTTGATGGCATGGGCGGCACTGGCATTTTTCATATCGGCCCCGATGGCCGCAACATTGGTGCAGTTATTGAGCAATTAACCCTGCGCGGCCAGCGGCAAATTATGGCGCAACGCTACCTAGCCGAAATTAAAGATGGCGACACGCGCATCTTGTTAGTTGATGGTGAACCCGTGCCCTATGGGCTGGCGCGGATTCCCTCGGCGGGTGAAACTCGGGGTAACCTCGCCGCTGGTGGACGTGGTGTTAGCCGTGAGCTGACCGAGCGTGACCACTGGTTGATTCAACAGGTGCAGCCCATGATTCGTGAAAAAGGGCTAATGTTTGTTGGCTTAGATGTGATTGGTGACTACATAACTGAAATTAACGTCACCAGTCCCACCTGTGTACGTGAAATTGATGATCAGCGCGGCACGAACATTGCCGGAATGCTGCTGGATGCCATTGAACGTCGCCTTAACTAA
- a CDS encoding nuclease-related domain-containing protein has translation MNWLEYLLPLIFLFPMAAMGGIVLALRSLHDARVQSPFNAPLREPGQALRHRLDQAFSSLFLNGALGPIISLAPLVYGMGRMLFVEKQDWVEWALYGLLSTLLVLAFSLLLVRDYQRIRRLKLGLACELAVGQELERMVRPEAHPYYVFHDVPTDSFTIDHVVVTPHGVFVVETRARALAIGSDGKELNNVAVERERLRFPHWQERRPLHKTRQGVSWLTQWLERRCGIPVPVRGVLVLPGWKVDTSEAAPDILVVSGEQLARQLTELTPGQMSDAIHDKVIHILIERARLMELKHLRQPSV, from the coding sequence ATGAATTGGTTAGAATACCTGCTACCACTCATTTTCCTGTTTCCCATGGCGGCCATGGGTGGCATTGTCTTGGCACTGCGTAGCCTCCACGATGCGCGCGTTCAGTCTCCCTTTAACGCTCCTTTACGTGAACCAGGTCAAGCCCTGCGTCATCGTCTCGACCAAGCGTTTTCTAGCCTGTTTTTAAACGGTGCGCTCGGCCCCATTATTAGCCTTGCCCCACTCGTGTACGGCATGGGGCGTATGTTGTTTGTGGAAAAGCAAGACTGGGTGGAGTGGGCACTATATGGCCTACTCAGCACGCTGTTAGTGCTTGCTTTTTCACTGCTACTTGTCCGCGATTATCAGCGTATCCGCCGACTTAAACTTGGTTTAGCTTGCGAGCTAGCCGTAGGTCAAGAACTGGAACGCATGGTGAGGCCAGAAGCCCACCCCTATTATGTGTTTCACGACGTTCCCACCGATAGCTTTACGATTGACCATGTGGTCGTCACACCACACGGTGTCTTTGTGGTGGAAACGCGTGCACGAGCATTAGCGATTGGAAGCGATGGGAAAGAGCTTAATAACGTAGCCGTTGAACGTGAGCGGCTGCGTTTTCCTCACTGGCAGGAGCGCCGCCCTCTTCATAAAACACGTCAGGGTGTCAGTTGGTTGACTCAATGGCTTGAGCGTCGCTGCGGCATCCCTGTACCTGTGCGAGGCGTATTGGTTTTACCGGGGTGGAAAGTTGATACTAGCGAAGCGGCTCCCGATATATTAGTCGTTAGCGGTGAACAACTCGCACGTCAGTTAACCGAGCTCACCCCCGGCCAGATGAGCGATGCTATTCACGATAAAGTGATCCATATACTCATTGAGCGTGCACGACTTATGGAACTTAAGCACCTCCGTCAGCCCTCCGTATAA
- a CDS encoding HAD family hydrolase, translating to MPLPLLLFDCDGTLVDSEPLLAEEMAVGLNSVGLPFKSTDYLGEFRGARFRRIVAELQQRYGNVDEDQLASMEHTMRTSLANRLTSELKAIPGAHESLEVLQNYPSAVVSNGPESKIHTALQATGLAAYFGKRLFSGYTANCWKPEPCLHLHAASIMGFAASDCIAIDDALVGVRAALQAGMTVIHLNRYPDAETTPEGAIMISNMYQLPPVVERLTHEKWQMPVPQHSIEK from the coding sequence ATGCCGCTTCCACTTTTGCTGTTTGACTGTGATGGCACCCTCGTCGATAGCGAGCCACTTCTGGCTGAAGAAATGGCTGTCGGTCTAAATTCGGTGGGCTTACCTTTTAAATCCACTGATTATCTCGGAGAGTTTCGGGGCGCCCGCTTTCGACGAATTGTGGCAGAATTACAGCAGCGCTATGGTAATGTTGATGAAGATCAATTAGCTAGCATGGAACACACGATGCGAACCAGCCTAGCAAATCGGTTAACAAGCGAGCTGAAGGCGATTCCTGGTGCGCATGAATCTCTTGAAGTACTGCAGAATTATCCAAGCGCGGTTGTATCCAATGGCCCAGAAAGTAAAATTCATACAGCTTTACAAGCGACTGGCCTAGCCGCTTACTTTGGTAAGCGTTTGTTCAGCGGCTATACCGCTAACTGCTGGAAACCAGAGCCCTGTCTTCATCTTCATGCAGCTAGTATCATGGGGTTTGCAGCAAGTGACTGTATTGCCATCGATGACGCACTCGTTGGCGTTAGAGCAGCTCTGCAAGCAGGTATGACCGTCATTCACTTGAACCGCTATCCAGATGCTGAAACTACGCCTGAAGGCGCTATTATGATCAGCAACATGTACCAGCTGCCCCCAGTCGTTGAGCGCCTTACCCATGAAAAGTGGCAGATGCCAGTGCCTCAACATTCAATAGAGAAATAA
- the pyrB gene encoding aspartate carbamoyltransferase: protein MSQHLLTVDSLQRESVDHLLRVAARMEPIASRRQVTRVLEGAVLGNLFFEASTRTRVSFNAAFCRLGGSVCDTTGFTFSSMAKGESLYDTSRVMSGYCDAIVMRHPDQGSVAEFAAATNVPVINGGDGPGEHPSQALLDLYTIDKEFQRLGKSLRGAHILLTGDLKYGRTVHSLIKLLSLYDPLRITLVSPPGLEMPTTLVDLVTSRGHRVEQRDSLASDFSDLDVVYTTRIQKERFTDEMNESFQGLSDDFMVNRDFLDQRCSQSTIVMHPLPRDSRPGANDLNVNLNGDPRLAIFRQTDNGIPMRMAIFATLLKVDELIEKDLRPVRWFVPSQTGTLDR, encoded by the coding sequence ATGAGCCAGCACCTATTAACTGTCGATTCATTACAGCGCGAAAGCGTTGACCACCTTCTACGCGTTGCGGCGCGTATGGAACCCATCGCCAGTCGCCGCCAAGTTACTCGGGTGCTGGAAGGTGCTGTGCTTGGTAATTTATTCTTTGAAGCAAGTACACGCACACGCGTGAGCTTCAATGCCGCGTTTTGCCGCTTAGGAGGAAGCGTGTGTGACACCACCGGCTTTACCTTCTCTTCTATGGCCAAGGGTGAGTCGCTGTACGATACCAGCCGAGTGATGAGTGGTTATTGCGATGCGATTGTCATGCGCCATCCGGATCAAGGATCAGTAGCCGAGTTCGCAGCCGCCACTAACGTGCCGGTAATTAACGGCGGGGATGGTCCTGGTGAACATCCAAGCCAAGCACTGCTTGATCTCTATACGATTGATAAAGAGTTTCAGCGATTAGGTAAATCGCTCCGCGGCGCGCATATTCTGCTGACCGGTGATTTGAAATATGGCCGCACCGTGCATTCACTGATCAAGTTACTGTCTCTCTATGATCCGCTGCGCATCACCCTAGTATCACCACCGGGGCTGGAAATGCCAACCACACTAGTTGACCTAGTAACGTCTCGCGGCCACCGCGTCGAACAACGCGACTCACTGGCCAGCGACTTCTCAGATCTAGACGTGGTTTACACCACACGTATCCAGAAAGAGCGCTTTACCGATGAAATGAACGAGAGCTTTCAGGGGCTTTCTGATGACTTTATGGTTAATCGTGACTTTCTGGATCAGCGCTGCAGCCAGAGCACAATTGTCATGCACCCACTGCCCCGTGATAGCCGCCCAGGCGCTAATGACCTAAACGTGAATCTTAACGGTGACCCACGTTTGGCGATTTTCCGCCAAACTGATAACGGGATACCGATGCGTATGGCCATTTTTGCCACGCTATTAAAGGTAGATGAACTGATTGAGAAAGACCTGAGACCAGTGCGCTGGTTTGTGCCATCTCAAACCGGCACTCTAGACCGTTAA